The segment ACTCCGTAAGTTGTGGGCTCATTTAGGAGCTAACAAAAATGGAAACAATTCAGCTTAATGCAGAAATAAGAGAGGCCGTAGGAAAAAAATCGACTAAGCAGGCGAGGAATGCGGGATTGATCCCTGCCGTGGTATACAAAGAAGGCAAGGATACCGTGCACCTGAAGATCAATTCAAAGGAACTCATGACCGCCCTTAAGACGAAGGCGGGGGCAAACGTCCTTGTCAATCTTAAAATCGGCGGCGCGGCAAAGGAAAAGCGAAATGAGCGAACCGTGCTGATAAAAGAGATCCAGATCCATCCCTTAAAAGACAAGATCCTGCACGTTGATTTTCAGGAAATATCATTGAGTGAAAAGATGACATTTGATGTGCCGCTTGTGACGAAGGGCGAGGCGGAAGGCGTAGTCAAAGACGAAGGCGTCCTTGAACACGTTCTTTGGGAACTTAAGATAGAATGTCTGCCTACCGCAATACCCGCAAAGATAGAAGTAGATGTCACGTCTCTTAAAATAGGCGATTCGATAC is part of the Candidatus Omnitrophota bacterium genome and harbors:
- a CDS encoding 50S ribosomal protein L25, which codes for METIQLNAEIREAVGKKSTKQARNAGLIPAVVYKEGKDTVHLKINSKELMTALKTKAGANVLVNLKIGGAAKEKRNERTVLIKEIQIHPLKDKILHVDFQEISLSEKMTFDVPLVTKGEAEGVVKDEGVLEHVLWELKIECLPTAIPAKIEVDVTSLKIGDSILVKDIVVSPDVKILNAPDQTVITVKMPHVEETKEEGVEEVSEPELIREKKEKEEAEGEEEAAGEEKKEDKKEEKK